From Rhodovastum atsumiense, a single genomic window includes:
- a CDS encoding rhodanese-like domain-containing protein: MSATAATASGVVHEIEPEALWVQLESSHDLVLDVREPREFLGGHVPSARNVPLGAIAAQAAGLLSEGRRIVIACEHGKRALKAADVLLGAGLRSEILVLAGGTARWRKAGLPTEH, encoded by the coding sequence ATGTCCGCAACCGCCGCCACGGCATCCGGCGTGGTTCATGAAATCGAGCCGGAGGCACTCTGGGTGCAGCTGGAATCCAGCCATGACCTGGTGCTCGACGTGCGTGAGCCGCGCGAGTTCCTGGGCGGGCACGTGCCCTCGGCGCGCAATGTCCCGCTGGGCGCGATCGCCGCGCAGGCGGCCGGCCTGCTCTCCGAAGGACGCCGGATCGTCATTGCCTGCGAGCATGGAAAGCGCGCGCTCAAGGCGGCGGACGTGCTGCTCGGCGCCGGACTGCGTTCGGAGATTCTCGTGCTCGCGGGCGGGACGGCCCGGTGGCGCAAGGCCGGCCTGCCGACGGAGCACTGA